A portion of the Punica granatum isolate Tunisia-2019 chromosome 7, ASM765513v2, whole genome shotgun sequence genome contains these proteins:
- the LOC116213319 gene encoding probable indole-3-pyruvate monooxygenase YUCCA5: protein MENLFRLVDHEDFFSRRCIWVNGPVIVGAGPSGLATAACLREQGVPFVVLERADCIASLWQKRTYNRLKLHLPKQFCQLPKLPFPEDFPEYPTKMQFIDYLESYARHFEINPQFNECVQSARYDETSGLWRVRTAPTAAASGQARPAEVEYICRWLVVATGENAECVMPEIDGLGEFGGEIMHACEYKSGEKFAGKKVLVVGSGNSGMEVSLDLCNYSASPSMVVRSSVHVLPREILGKSTFELAVFLMKWLPIWFVDKLLLILAWLVLGNIEKLGLKRPSVGPLELKNTKGKTPVLDIGALAKIRSGDIKVVPGIKRFSKSQVELVNGETLNVDSVILATGYRSNVPSWLQENEFFSKNGFPRSPFPNGWKGNSGLYAVGFTRRGLSGASSDAMRIAQDIGKVWKDETRQRNKGTSACHRRCISQF from the exons ATGGAGAACTTGTTCCGACTTGTTGATCACGAGGACTTCTTCTCGCGCCGTTGCATCTGGGTCAATGGCCCAGTCATAGTCGGCGCGGGGCCTTCTGGGCTTGCCACTGCTGCCTGCCTTAGGGAGCAGGGCGTGCCGTTTGTCGTGCTTGAGCGGGCTGACTGCATCGCGTCGCTCTGGCAGAAGCGGACCTACAACCGCCTCAAGCTTCACCTCCCCAAGCAGTTCTGCCAGCTTCCCAAGCTGCCGTTCCCCGAGGACTTCCCGGAGTACCCTACCAAGATGCAGTTCATCGACTACCTTGAGTCGTATGCCCGGCACTTCGAGATCAACCCCCAGTTCAACGAGTGCGTCCAGTCTGCTCGGTACGATGAGACCAGCGGCCTCTGGAGGGTCAGGACTGCCCCTACGGCTGCTGCCTCCGGCCAGGCCCGCCCTGCTGAGGTTGAGTACATCTGCAGGTGGCTTGTGGTGGCCACTGGCGAGAATGCTGAGTGTGTGATGCCGGAAATCGATGGGCTAGGGGAGTTTGGCGGCGAGATCATGCATGCCTGCGAGTACAAGTCTGGCGAGAAGTTTGCCGGGAAGAAGGTCCTGGTTGTAGGCAGCGGCAACTCCGGCATGGAAGTCTCACTCGACCTGTGCAATTACAGTGCATCCCCTTCCATGGTGGTCCGTAGCTCG GTTCACGTGCTCCCTAGGGAAATTTTGGGAAAATCGACGTTTGAGCTCGCAGTTTTCCTAATGAAGTGGCTCCCGATTTGGTTTGTGGACAAGCTGCTTCTGATCCTAGCATGGCTGGTTCTAGGAAACATCGAGAAGTTAGGGCTGAAGAGGCCATCGGTGGGCCCGCTCGAGCTCAAGAACACAAAGGGCAAGACCCCAGTCCTGGACATTGGTGCCCTGGCGAAGATCAGATCCGGAGACATTAAGGTTGTCCCTGGAATCAAGAGGTTCTCCAAGTCCCAGGTCGAGCTCGTGAATGGCGAGACCCTCAATGTCGATTCCGTCATTCTCGCCACCGGATACCGCAGCAACGTCCCCTCTTGGCTTCAG GAGAACGAGTTCTTCTCGAAGAATGGGTTCCCGAGGTCGCCATTCCCGAACGGGTGGAAGGGAAACTCGGGGCTGTACGCGGTCGGGTTCACGAGGAGAGGGCTCTCGGGTGCATCCTCTGATGCCATGAGGATTGCTCAGGACATTGGGAAGGTCTGGAAAGATGAGACCAGGCAGAGGAACAAGGGGACCTCTGCTTGTCACAGAAGATGCATCTCTCAGTTCTAa